In Balaenoptera ricei isolate mBalRic1 chromosome 4, mBalRic1.hap2, whole genome shotgun sequence, the following are encoded in one genomic region:
- the MBNL1 gene encoding muscleblind-like protein 1 isoform X13, with product MAMLAQQMQLANAMMPGAPLQPVNLMNQSFQKRGGDCISRWEGSPNPIGSDTNYQYYTVEPMFSVAPSLATNASAAFNPYLGPVSPSLVPAEILPTAPMLVTGNPGVPVPAAAAAAAQKLMRTDRLEVCREYQRGNCNRGENDCRFAHPADSTMIDTNDNTVTVCMDYIKGRCSREKCKYFHPPAHLQAKIKAAQYQVNQAAAAQAAATAAAMTQSAVKSLKRPLEATFDLGIPQAVLPPLPKRPALEKTNGATAVFNTGIFQYQQALANMQLQQHTAFLPPGSILCMTPATSVVPMVHGATPATVSAATTSATSVPFAATATANQIPIISAEHLTSHKYVTQM from the exons ATGGCCATGTTGGCCCAGCAAATGCAACTAGCCAACGCCATGATGCCCGGTGCCCCATTACAACCCGTG AACTTAATGAACCAATCATTCCAAAAAAGAGGGGGGGATTGCATTTCGAGGTGGGAGGGATCTCCAAATCCAATCGGCAGTGATACCAATTATCAATACTATACAGTTGAG ccaATGTTTTCAGTTGCACCAAGCTTAGCCACCAATGCATCAGCAGCCTTTAATCCCTACCTGGGACCTGTTTCCCCAAGCCTGGTTCCAGCAGAGATCTTGCCGACTGCACCAATGTTGGTTACAGGGAATCCTGGGGTCCCTGTACCtgcagctgctgcagctgctgcacAGAAATTAATGCGGACAGACAGACTTGAG GTATGTCGAGAGTACCAGCGTGGCAATTGCAACAGAGGAGAAAACGATTGTCGGTTTGCCCATCCTGCTGACAGCACAATGATTGACACCAATGACAACACAGTCACCGTGTGTATGGATTACATCAAAGGGAGATGCTCTAGGGAAAAGTGCAAATACTTTCATCCTCCCGCACATCTGCAAGCCAAGATCAAGGCTGCCCAATACCAGGTCAACCAGGCTGCTGCAGCACAGGCTGCGGCCACCGCGGCTGCCATG ACTCAGTCGGCTGTCAAATCACTGAAGCGACCCCTCGAGGCAACCTTTGACCTG GGAATTCCTCAAGCTGTACTTCCCCCATTACCAAAGAGGCCTGCTCTTGAAAAAACCAACGGTGCCACCGCAGTCTTTAACACTGGTATTTTCCAATACCAACAGGCTCTAGCCAACATGCAGTTACAACAGCATACAGCATTTCTCCCACCAG GTTCAATATTGTGCATGACACCCGCTACAAGTGTTG ttcccatggtgcacGGTGCTACGCCAGCCACTGTGTCCGCAGCAACAACATCTGCCACAAGTGTTCCCTTCGCTGCAACCGCCACAGCCAACCAG ATACCCATAATATCTGCCGAACATCTGACTAGCCACAAGTATGTTACCCAGATGTAG
- the MBNL1 gene encoding muscleblind-like protein 1 isoform X11 — MLGRCSRENCKYLHPPPHLKTQLEINGRNNLIQQKNMAMLAQQMQLANAMMPGAPLQPVNLMNQSFQKRGGDCISRWEGSPNPIGSDTNYQYYTVEPMFSVAPSLATNASAAFNPYLGPVSPSLVPAEILPTAPMLVTGNPGVPVPAAAAAAAQKLMRTDRLEVCREYQRGNCNRGENDCRFAHPADSTMIDTNDNTVTVCMDYIKGRCSREKCKYFHPPAHLQAKIKAAQYQVNQAAAAQAAATAAAMTQSAVKSLKRPLEATFDLGIPQAVLPPLPKRPALEKTNGATAVFNTGIFQYQQALANMQLQQHTAFLPPGSILCMTPATSVVPMVHGATPATVSAATTSATSVPFAATATANQIPIISAEHLTSHKYVTQM, encoded by the exons GGTCGTTGCTCCAGGGAGAACTGCAAATATCTTCACCCACCCCCCCACTTAAAAACGCAATTGGAGATAAATGGGCGCAATAACTTGATTCAGCAGAAGAACATGGCCATGTTGGCCCAGCAAATGCAACTAGCCAACGCCATGATGCCCGGTGCCCCATTACAACCCGTG AACTTAATGAACCAATCATTCCAAAAAAGAGGGGGGGATTGCATTTCGAGGTGGGAGGGATCTCCAAATCCAATCGGCAGTGATACCAATTATCAATACTATACAGTTGAG ccaATGTTTTCAGTTGCACCAAGCTTAGCCACCAATGCATCAGCAGCCTTTAATCCCTACCTGGGACCTGTTTCCCCAAGCCTGGTTCCAGCAGAGATCTTGCCGACTGCACCAATGTTGGTTACAGGGAATCCTGGGGTCCCTGTACCtgcagctgctgcagctgctgcacAGAAATTAATGCGGACAGACAGACTTGAG GTATGTCGAGAGTACCAGCGTGGCAATTGCAACAGAGGAGAAAACGATTGTCGGTTTGCCCATCCTGCTGACAGCACAATGATTGACACCAATGACAACACAGTCACCGTGTGTATGGATTACATCAAAGGGAGATGCTCTAGGGAAAAGTGCAAATACTTTCATCCTCCCGCACATCTGCAAGCCAAGATCAAGGCTGCCCAATACCAGGTCAACCAGGCTGCTGCAGCACAGGCTGCGGCCACCGCGGCTGCCATG ACTCAGTCGGCTGTCAAATCACTGAAGCGACCCCTCGAGGCAACCTTTGACCTG GGAATTCCTCAAGCTGTACTTCCCCCATTACCAAAGAGGCCTGCTCTTGAAAAAACCAACGGTGCCACCGCAGTCTTTAACACTGGTATTTTCCAATACCAACAGGCTCTAGCCAACATGCAGTTACAACAGCATACAGCATTTCTCCCACCAG GTTCAATATTGTGCATGACACCCGCTACAAGTGTTG ttcccatggtgcacGGTGCTACGCCAGCCACTGTGTCCGCAGCAACAACATCTGCCACAAGTGTTCCCTTCGCTGCAACCGCCACAGCCAACCAG ATACCCATAATATCTGCCGAACATCTGACTAGCCACAAGTATGTTACCCAGATGTAG
- the MBNL1 gene encoding muscleblind-like protein 1 isoform X10: MHKGRCSRENCKYLHPPPHLKTQLEINGRNNLIQQKNMAMLAQQMQLANAMMPGAPLQPVNLMNQSFQKRGGDCISRWEGSPNPIGSDTNYQYYTVEPMFSVAPSLATNASAAFNPYLGPVSPSLVPAEILPTAPMLVTGNPGVPVPAAAAAAAQKLMRTDRLEVCREYQRGNCNRGENDCRFAHPADSTMIDTNDNTVTVCMDYIKGRCSREKCKYFHPPAHLQAKIKAAQYQVNQAAAAQAAATAAAMTQSAVKSLKRPLEATFDLGIPQAVLPPLPKRPALEKTNGATAVFNTGIFQYQQALANMQLQQHTAFLPPGSILCMTPATSVVPMVHGATPATVSAATTSATSVPFAATATANQIPIISAEHLTSHKYVTQM; encoded by the exons GGTCGTTGCTCCAGGGAGAACTGCAAATATCTTCACCCACCCCCCCACTTAAAAACGCAATTGGAGATAAATGGGCGCAATAACTTGATTCAGCAGAAGAACATGGCCATGTTGGCCCAGCAAATGCAACTAGCCAACGCCATGATGCCCGGTGCCCCATTACAACCCGTG AACTTAATGAACCAATCATTCCAAAAAAGAGGGGGGGATTGCATTTCGAGGTGGGAGGGATCTCCAAATCCAATCGGCAGTGATACCAATTATCAATACTATACAGTTGAG ccaATGTTTTCAGTTGCACCAAGCTTAGCCACCAATGCATCAGCAGCCTTTAATCCCTACCTGGGACCTGTTTCCCCAAGCCTGGTTCCAGCAGAGATCTTGCCGACTGCACCAATGTTGGTTACAGGGAATCCTGGGGTCCCTGTACCtgcagctgctgcagctgctgcacAGAAATTAATGCGGACAGACAGACTTGAG GTATGTCGAGAGTACCAGCGTGGCAATTGCAACAGAGGAGAAAACGATTGTCGGTTTGCCCATCCTGCTGACAGCACAATGATTGACACCAATGACAACACAGTCACCGTGTGTATGGATTACATCAAAGGGAGATGCTCTAGGGAAAAGTGCAAATACTTTCATCCTCCCGCACATCTGCAAGCCAAGATCAAGGCTGCCCAATACCAGGTCAACCAGGCTGCTGCAGCACAGGCTGCGGCCACCGCGGCTGCCATG ACTCAGTCGGCTGTCAAATCACTGAAGCGACCCCTCGAGGCAACCTTTGACCTG GGAATTCCTCAAGCTGTACTTCCCCCATTACCAAAGAGGCCTGCTCTTGAAAAAACCAACGGTGCCACCGCAGTCTTTAACACTGGTATTTTCCAATACCAACAGGCTCTAGCCAACATGCAGTTACAACAGCATACAGCATTTCTCCCACCAG GTTCAATATTGTGCATGACACCCGCTACAAGTGTTG ttcccatggtgcacGGTGCTACGCCAGCCACTGTGTCCGCAGCAACAACATCTGCCACAAGTGTTCCCTTCGCTGCAACCGCCACAGCCAACCAG ATACCCATAATATCTGCCGAACATCTGACTAGCCACAAGTATGTTACCCAGATGTAG